One segment of Carya illinoinensis cultivar Pawnee chromosome 1, C.illinoinensisPawnee_v1, whole genome shotgun sequence DNA contains the following:
- the LOC122275022 gene encoding 2-hydroxyisoflavanone dehydratase-like — protein MASMIDKEVEMEILRFIRIYKDGSIDRLLGSPRVPPSPDDQDPETCVSSKDIIISQDPTISARLYLPKLDQAHLQRLPILVYFHGGGFFFESAFSRDHQRFLNSLVAQAQVVAISVEYRLAPEHLLPICYEDCWAALQWVASNSIDSTVGTNYREPWLSHGDFKRFFIGGDSAGANIVHNMAIRAGVESLPGDVKIVGAFLNHPYFWSSNAISELSEMGQLRASHVDELALPSLVWNFVYPSAPGGIDNPMINPTAPGAPSLAGLGCSRLLVTVAEMDVMRNRALAYYDAVQKSNWEGEVELVRVDGEDHAFQILNLDTQNAKNLVKRLASFLN, from the coding sequence ATGGCTTCCATGATCGACAAGGAGGTAGAGATGGAGATCCTCCGATTCATCCGCATCTACAAGGATGGCTCTATTGATCGACTCCTGGGCTCTCCCCGTGTACCCCCTTCGCCCGATGATCAAGATCCTGAAACTTGTGTCTCTTCAAAGGACATCATCATTTCACAGGATCCCACCATCTCTGCTCGTCTCTACCTCCCAAAACTCGACCAAGCCCACCTCCAGAGACTCCCCATCTTGGTCTACTTCCACGGCGGAGGATTCTTCTTCGAGTCTGCCTTCTCCCGAGATCACCAGCGGTTCCTCAACAGTTTGGTTGCTCAAGCACAAGTTGTGGCCATTTCGGTGGAGTATAGGCTGGCTCCTGAGCACCTCCTTCCCATTTGTTATGAAGATTGCTGGGCCGCACTCCAATGGGTTGCTTCCAACTCCATAGATAGCACTGTTGGTACCAATTACAGAGAGCCATGGCTGAGTCATGGTGACTTTAAACGATTTTTCATTGGTGGAGATAGTGCAGGAGCCAACATCGTTCACAATATGGCCATTCGAGCCGGCGTTGAGAGCTTACCTGGTGACGTTAAAATTGTAGGAGCTTTTCTTAACCACCCTTATTTTTGGAGTTCAAATGCAATATCAGAGTTGTCGGAGATGGGTCAGCTCAGGGCAAGTCACGTCGACGAATTAGCTTTGCCCAGTTTAGTTTGGAACTTTGTATACCCATCTGCACCTGGTGGTATTGATAATCCAATGATAAATCCAACGGCTCCGGGAGCACCGAGCTTGGCTGGACTTGGGTGTTCACGGTTGCTCGTGACTGTGGCCGAGATGGATGTGATGAGGAATCGAGCTCTTGCTTACTATGATGCAGTTCAGAAAAGCAACtgggaaggagaagttgagTTGGTTCGAGTGGATGGAGAGGATCACGCCTTTCAAATCTTGAATCTTGACACTCAAAATGCCAAGAATTTGGTCAAACGCTTGGCTTCTTTccttaattag